A DNA window from Canis lupus familiaris isolate Mischka breed German Shepherd chromosome 10, alternate assembly UU_Cfam_GSD_1.0, whole genome shotgun sequence contains the following coding sequences:
- the TEX33 gene encoding testis-expressed protein 33, whose protein sequence is MELGHRAGTTTLTRAHGRANKKDGQQDTDPWRTARSPLDTSKFKYQAPVSPQHSLCRGGSPLRQAHVKEVQTPPPSANSRDCLSPGMDPQHGSLKKGGYRPSSRESRASPQEGAQPDQGLKGGPNTGVQGQRSSVIPDNIRHKFGSSMVDQLVSEDQARRAIGEVFEGQKRANSWPSRIQSPMEITSIFSDYYDLGYNMRSNLFQGAPQETKSLMKASYTPEVIEKSVRDIEHWHGRKTDDLGRWHQKNAMNMNLQKALDEKFGEKSKSKSSKY, encoded by the exons ATGGAGCTGGGCCACCGAGCAG GTACCACTACTTTGACCAGGGCCCATGGAAGGGCCAACAAAAAGGATGGCCAGCAGGACACGGACCCCTGGAGAACTGCCCGCAGCCCTTTGGACACCTCCAAATTCAAGTACCAGGCCCCAGTCTCCCCACAGCATTCCCTGTGCCGGGGAGGCAGCCCCCTAAGGCAGGCCCACGTGAAGGAGGTCCAGACTCCACCCCCATCGGCCAACAGCAGGGACTGTCTGTCCCCGGGGATGGACCCACAGCACGGGTCCCTGAAGAAGGGAGGCTACAGACCCTCCTCAAGGGAGAGCAGGGCTTCTCCTCAAGAGGGGGCTCAGCCGGACCAGGGGCTGAAGGGGGGCCCCAACacaggagtccagggccagaggagCAGCGTCATTCCAGATAACATTCGTCACAAGTTTGGGAGCAGCATGGTGGACCAGCTGGTCTCCGAGGACCAG GCTCGAAGGGCCATCGGTGAGGTCTTTGAGGGCCAGAAGAGGGCAAACTCGTGGCCCAGCAGGATCCAGAGTCCCATGGAAATCACCTCCATCTTCTCAGACTACTATGATTTGGGCTACAATATGCGATCAAACTTGTTTCAAG GGGCCCCCCAGGAGACGAAGAGCCTCATGAAGGCCTCCTATACTCCAGAGGTGATTGAGAAATCAGTGAGGGACATAGAGCACTGGCATGGCAGGAAGACGGATGATCTGG GACGGTGGCACCAGAAAAATGCTATGAATATGAACTTACAGAAAGCATTGGATGAGAAATTTGgagaaaagagcaaaagcaaGAGCTCAAAGTACTAG